A single Streptomyces mirabilis DNA region contains:
- a CDS encoding serine hydrolase domain-containing protein has translation MAAWRDGELVVDAWAGTADVAEGRPMGPDTLVPAWSTGKGVAAALVAVLVDRGVLAYDAPVARYWPRFCAAGKERITLGQVLGHMAGLPQLPADVTPERLLDLPTMADWIAGQRPRWEPGSAFGYHAWTYGVLLAEILRRATGRTCDQLLREELAGPLGIGDELLFHVPEHLASRVATCYDGGWAARLERMPPGAPFFDCVPHGVLPVAELGNRDDFRRTALPANGMMTARGAARLYAVLACGGELEGVRLLSAATLKEATTGWASGVDRMMGTTCTMGGGFVIGDSGAKPVRPAGGFGHSGSGGNTAFADPAHRFSFALVKNRMTVPGLDARLTSEIRTALGITSD, from the coding sequence GTGGCGGCCTGGCGCGACGGCGAGTTGGTGGTCGACGCGTGGGCGGGGACGGCCGACGTCGCCGAGGGGCGGCCGATGGGGCCGGACACCTTGGTCCCGGCCTGGTCGACCGGCAAGGGCGTGGCGGCGGCCCTGGTCGCGGTACTGGTGGACCGCGGGGTGCTGGCGTACGACGCGCCGGTGGCGCGGTACTGGCCGCGGTTCTGCGCGGCGGGGAAGGAGCGGATCACCCTGGGGCAGGTGCTCGGCCATATGGCCGGGTTGCCCCAGTTGCCGGCGGACGTGACCCCGGAGCGGCTGCTCGACCTGCCGACCATGGCCGACTGGATCGCCGGGCAGCGGCCGCGGTGGGAGCCCGGTAGCGCCTTCGGTTACCACGCCTGGACCTACGGGGTGCTGCTCGCCGAGATCCTGCGCCGCGCTACCGGCCGGACCTGCGACCAGCTGCTGCGTGAAGAGCTGGCCGGTCCGCTCGGGATCGGTGACGAGCTGCTCTTCCATGTCCCTGAGCACCTCGCGTCGCGGGTGGCCACCTGTTACGACGGCGGCTGGGCGGCGCGGCTGGAGCGGATGCCGCCCGGGGCGCCATTCTTCGACTGCGTTCCCCACGGGGTGCTGCCGGTGGCGGAGTTGGGCAACCGCGACGATTTCCGGCGTACGGCACTGCCGGCCAACGGGATGATGACCGCGCGCGGGGCCGCCCGTCTGTACGCGGTGCTGGCCTGCGGCGGTGAGCTGGAGGGGGTACGGCTGCTCTCGGCGGCGACCTTGAAGGAGGCGACCACGGGGTGGGCGAGCGGGGTGGACAGGATGATGGGCACCACCTGCACGATGGGCGGCGGATTCGTGATCGGGGACAGCGGAGCGAAGCCGGTGCGCCCGGCAGGCGGCTTCGGCCACAGCGGGTCGGGCGGCAACACGGCCTTCGCCGACCCAGCGCATCGGTTCTCCTTCGCTCTGGTCAAGAACCGGATGACCGTGCCCGGCCTGGACGCGCGGCTGACAAGCGAGATCCGTACGGCGCTCGGCATCACGAGCGACTGA